A genomic window from Brevibacillus agri includes:
- a CDS encoding DUF1294 domain-containing protein, producing the protein MRHEQVAIHRRNRNLVLAAGWLLVLAGYFSYEAIVVAAGALVLNGYAWFLMRADKRLAKKKSWRIPEASLLLAAFLGGGPGALAGMLIHRHKTRHASFLFLVPLFCMLQIALVVWIGRQ; encoded by the coding sequence ATGAGACATGAGCAGGTGGCAATCCACAGGCGCAATCGCAATCTGGTGCTTGCGGCCGGATGGCTCCTCGTCCTTGCGGGGTATTTCAGCTACGAGGCGATCGTCGTGGCTGCGGGCGCCCTCGTTTTGAACGGCTATGCCTGGTTTTTGATGCGTGCGGACAAGCGTCTGGCGAAAAAGAAAAGCTGGCGGATTCCCGAGGCCAGTCTCCTTTTGGCCGCTTTTCTCGGCGGAGGGCCAGGCGCATTGGCGGGGATGCTGATTCATCGCCACAAGACCCGGCACGCCTCCTTTTTGTTTTTGGTCCCACTGTTTTGTATGTTGCAAATTGCGCTGGTCGTCTGGATCGGCCGACAATAA